One Coccinella septempunctata chromosome X, icCocSept1.1, whole genome shotgun sequence genomic window carries:
- the LOC123321775 gene encoding uncharacterized protein LOC123321775 isoform X2 — protein sequence MSMKNDKMWTAISLCFFLMLNINYTLSEQEKALEKDHAEDLSGDTIDRQNIQGSFWRTVRYEDLNDPKKEFFSRIELPDDIVRSSLEGKLSDRNRRQIDEENIDAGTVIINTDIAKEISTQQQEVSTQETLKVSTESIPPTTAIRMEDNHAKTNFIPINDFIRFRRELIQEAHEDTENGENESKSRSQRFDLENENFDVQNNRGPRGLSTQEWVKFPYPVQRTQKSEDSFATSSVFNKPRRVHFITQKQFAVDNPSIGSSNSRQGRVDDQPTLSRDQSRVEKIEMDVRRGKEMFIPRNFDGPIEYPYRFPRGRYYERDLVEQRPDSRSLGIYPRNRDRRIIYYANLPEITRNPPRFREMGRFKDPVEESYFGSKHQRAFYRDPRNEELQHPMIVSADINVRDVTKNPEKRIYSDVKRKYHYDSPYFDEDQSTRIRRN from the exons ATGAGTATGAAGAATG ATAAGATGTGGACTGCAATTTCATTATGCTTTTTTTTAATGCTAAATATAAACTATACTTTATCTGAACAAGAAAAAGCATTAGAAAAGGATCATGCTGAAGACCTTAGCGGCGACACCATTGATCGCCAAAATATACAAGGATCGTTTTGGAGAACTGTTAGATATGAAGATTTAAATGACCCAAAAAAGGAATTCTTTTCAAGGATAGAACTGCCAG ATGATATAGTTAGATCCTCTCTTGAAGGGAAACTATCGGATAGAAATAGAAGACAAATAGATGAAGAAAACATCGATGCGGGAACTGTTATAATTAATACGGATATAGCAAAAGAAATTAGCACTCAGCAACAAGAAGTCAGTACTCAAGAAACTCTTAAAGTATCAACTGAAAGTATTCCTCCAACAACTGCAATAAGAATGGAAGATAATCATGCTAAAACCAATTTCATACCAATCAACGATTTCATAAGATTCAGACGAGAACTGATTCAGGAGGCGCACGAGGACACTGAGAATGGCGAAAATGAATCTAAAAG TAGATCCCAACGTTTCGATCTGGAGAATGAAAATTTCGATGTGCAAAATAATAGGGGACCACGTGGTTTGAGTACACAAGAGTGGGTGAAATTCCCGTATCCAGTTCAGAGAACCCAGAAATCTGAGGACTCTTTCGCTACTTCGAGTGTCTTCAATAAACCGAGAAGGGTTCATTTCATCACTCAGAAACAGTTTGCCGTTGATAACCCATCAATAGGTTCCTCGAACTCGAGACAAGGTAGAGTTGATGATCAGCCTACACTGTCTAGAGATCAATCAAGGGTAGAAAAGATAGAAATGGATGTAAGAAGGGGAAAAGAAATGTTCATCCCGAGAAATTTCGATGGTCCAATAGAATATCCGTATCGATTTCCAAGAGGAAGATATTATGAGAGAGATTTGGTAGAACAAAGGCCAGATTCTAGATCACTAGGAATTTATCCGAGAAATAGAGATAGAAGAATAATTTATTACGCAAATCTTCCAGAAATAACGAGAAACCCACCCAGATTCAGAGAAATGGGAAGATTCAAAGATCCAGTCGAGGAGAGTTACTTTGGGAGTAAACATCAAAGAGCATTCTACAGGGATCCCAGAAACGAAGAACTCCAACACCCCATGATAGTTTCAGCAGATATAAATGTGAGGGACGTGACCAAAAATCCAGAAAAAAGAATCTATTCtgatgtcaaaagaaaatatcatTATGATTCACCTTATTTTGATGAGGATCAATCGACGAGGATTCGGAGAAACTAG
- the LOC123321775 gene encoding uncharacterized protein LOC123321775 isoform X1 — MSMKNDKMWTAISLCFFLMLNINYTLSEQEKALEKDHAEDLSGDTIDRQNIQGSFWRTVRYEDLNDPKKEFFSRIELPDDIVRSSLEGKLSDRNRRQIDEENIDAGTVIINTDIAKEISTQQQEVSTQETLKVSTESIPPTTAIRMEDNHAKTNFIPINDFIRFRRELIQEAHEDTENGENESKSNSRSQRFDLENENFDVQNNRGPRGLSTQEWVKFPYPVQRTQKSEDSFATSSVFNKPRRVHFITQKQFAVDNPSIGSSNSRQGRVDDQPTLSRDQSRVEKIEMDVRRGKEMFIPRNFDGPIEYPYRFPRGRYYERDLVEQRPDSRSLGIYPRNRDRRIIYYANLPEITRNPPRFREMGRFKDPVEESYFGSKHQRAFYRDPRNEELQHPMIVSADINVRDVTKNPEKRIYSDVKRKYHYDSPYFDEDQSTRIRRN; from the exons ATGAGTATGAAGAATG ATAAGATGTGGACTGCAATTTCATTATGCTTTTTTTTAATGCTAAATATAAACTATACTTTATCTGAACAAGAAAAAGCATTAGAAAAGGATCATGCTGAAGACCTTAGCGGCGACACCATTGATCGCCAAAATATACAAGGATCGTTTTGGAGAACTGTTAGATATGAAGATTTAAATGACCCAAAAAAGGAATTCTTTTCAAGGATAGAACTGCCAG ATGATATAGTTAGATCCTCTCTTGAAGGGAAACTATCGGATAGAAATAGAAGACAAATAGATGAAGAAAACATCGATGCGGGAACTGTTATAATTAATACGGATATAGCAAAAGAAATTAGCACTCAGCAACAAGAAGTCAGTACTCAAGAAACTCTTAAAGTATCAACTGAAAGTATTCCTCCAACAACTGCAATAAGAATGGAAGATAATCATGCTAAAACCAATTTCATACCAATCAACGATTTCATAAGATTCAGACGAGAACTGATTCAGGAGGCGCACGAGGACACTGAGAATGGCGAAAATGAATCTAAAAG caACAGTAGATCCCAACGTTTCGATCTGGAGAATGAAAATTTCGATGTGCAAAATAATAGGGGACCACGTGGTTTGAGTACACAAGAGTGGGTGAAATTCCCGTATCCAGTTCAGAGAACCCAGAAATCTGAGGACTCTTTCGCTACTTCGAGTGTCTTCAATAAACCGAGAAGGGTTCATTTCATCACTCAGAAACAGTTTGCCGTTGATAACCCATCAATAGGTTCCTCGAACTCGAGACAAGGTAGAGTTGATGATCAGCCTACACTGTCTAGAGATCAATCAAGGGTAGAAAAGATAGAAATGGATGTAAGAAGGGGAAAAGAAATGTTCATCCCGAGAAATTTCGATGGTCCAATAGAATATCCGTATCGATTTCCAAGAGGAAGATATTATGAGAGAGATTTGGTAGAACAAAGGCCAGATTCTAGATCACTAGGAATTTATCCGAGAAATAGAGATAGAAGAATAATTTATTACGCAAATCTTCCAGAAATAACGAGAAACCCACCCAGATTCAGAGAAATGGGAAGATTCAAAGATCCAGTCGAGGAGAGTTACTTTGGGAGTAAACATCAAAGAGCATTCTACAGGGATCCCAGAAACGAAGAACTCCAACACCCCATGATAGTTTCAGCAGATATAAATGTGAGGGACGTGACCAAAAATCCAGAAAAAAGAATCTATTCtgatgtcaaaagaaaatatcatTATGATTCACCTTATTTTGATGAGGATCAATCGACGAGGATTCGGAGAAACTAG